The Erythrobacter aurantius genome includes a window with the following:
- a CDS encoding class II 3-deoxy-7-phosphoheptulonate synthase: MAQNWNPASWKEREARHLPQYDDAAELAEAEATLAAYPPLVFAGEARALKHDLADVANGHAFLLQGGDCAESFAEFHPNNIRDTFRVLLQMAVVMTFASKRPVVKVGRMAGQFAKPRSSPTETIGDVTLPSYLGDNINGIEFDAASRRNDPQRMVRAYSQAAATLNLLRAFAGGGYANLRQVHQWTLDFMGRTPWTEKFSEMADRIGEALDFMEACGVDPGTVPQLQGTSFYTSHEALLLPYEQAMTRQDSLTGDWYATSAHMLWIGDRTRFPGSAHIEFARGIGNPLGMKCGPSLEPDALLALLDELNPSREAGRITLISRFGHDKVEEGLPKLVRAVKREGHPVVWSCDPMHGNVIKSDSGFKTRPFDRILREVKGFFAVHRAEGTHPGGIHIEMTGQDVTECVGGAVAITDDALGDRYHTHCDPRLNAEQSLELAFLLAEMLNSEMGEQQRPADAA; encoded by the coding sequence GTGGCCCAGAACTGGAACCCAGCAAGCTGGAAAGAACGCGAAGCCCGGCATCTGCCGCAGTATGATGACGCCGCCGAACTGGCCGAGGCCGAAGCGACGCTGGCCGCCTATCCGCCGCTGGTGTTCGCTGGCGAAGCGCGTGCGCTCAAGCACGATCTGGCCGATGTCGCCAATGGCCACGCGTTTCTGTTGCAGGGCGGCGATTGCGCCGAAAGCTTTGCCGAATTCCACCCCAACAACATCCGCGACACCTTCCGCGTGCTGCTGCAGATGGCTGTCGTCATGACTTTCGCCAGCAAGCGTCCGGTGGTGAAGGTCGGCCGCATGGCGGGGCAGTTCGCCAAGCCGCGTTCATCGCCCACCGAAACGATCGGTGATGTCACCCTGCCGAGCTACCTTGGCGACAATATCAACGGCATCGAATTTGATGCCGCCAGCCGCCGCAACGATCCGCAGCGCATGGTGCGCGCCTATTCGCAGGCCGCCGCGACGCTCAACCTGCTGCGCGCCTTTGCCGGGGGCGGCTATGCCAATCTCCGGCAGGTCCACCAGTGGACGCTCGATTTCATGGGCCGCACGCCCTGGACCGAGAAGTTCAGCGAAATGGCCGACCGCATCGGCGAGGCGCTGGACTTCATGGAAGCCTGCGGGGTCGATCCCGGCACCGTGCCGCAATTGCAGGGCACCAGTTTCTACACCAGTCACGAAGCTCTGCTGCTGCCCTACGAACAGGCAATGACCCGGCAGGATTCGCTCACCGGGGATTGGTATGCGACTTCGGCGCATATGCTGTGGATCGGGGATCGTACCCGCTTCCCCGGCAGCGCGCATATCGAATTCGCGCGCGGCATCGGCAATCCGCTGGGCATGAAATGCGGCCCCTCGCTTGAACCGGACGCGCTGCTGGCGCTGCTCGACGAGCTGAACCCCTCGCGCGAGGCGGGGCGGATCACGCTGATCAGCCGGTTCGGCCATGACAAGGTCGAGGAAGGCCTGCCCAAGCTGGTGCGCGCGGTGAAGCGCGAAGGGCATCCGGTGGTGTGGAGCTGCGACCCGATGCACGGTAACGTCATCAAATCGGACAGCGGCTTCAAGACGCGGCCCTTCGATCGCATCCTCAGGGAAGTGAAGGGCTTTTTCGCGGTCCACCGCGCAGAAGGCACGCATCCGGGCGGCATCCATATCGAGATGACCGGACAGGACGTGACCGAATGCGTTGGCGGAGCGGTGGCTATCACTGACGATGCGCTGGGCGATCGTTACCACACCCATTGCGATCCGCGCCTCAATGCGGAGCAATCGCTGGAACTCGCATTCCTGCTGGCGGAAATGCTCAACAGCGAGATGGGCGAACAGCAACGGCCCGCTGACGCTGCTTGA
- a CDS encoding M16 family metallopeptidase — protein sequence MKIISRAGAALCLIAAPIAFVVPVLAQDAPAAPANEIPAPKALQGEGETPWLYEGSNVPVDEEWLFGKMDNGLRYAVRRNGVPPRQMSIRVRIDAGSLHEEDSEQGYAHLLEHLLFRESKYLGQAEAIAAWQRLGATFGSDANAETSPTHTAYKLDIPDINQAKLEESFKLLSGMVRDPVLSDENVAAELPIVLAEKRERGGAAQRVSDLTRRTFFAGQRLATRNPIGTEATLEAATGPAVQAFYDRWYRPENTVIVVAGDADPMMLAGLVEQWFGDWEGTGEPGVAPDFGDPVAPEGAPIASGTGLPIGDLGVGVEPDLPRSLTYAIMRPWRQVQDTIVYNEGLLLDALSQAIINRRLETRARGGGSYLYAQVQQDDISRSTDATFVTVAPLSDDWEAALADVRGVIADAIANPPTQEEIDREAAEFDVAFANSLEQAPVQAGKDLADNLVNAVDIRETVAAPEVVLNVFRGMKHRLNPAEVHARTRALFEGDVLRSVYVTPTIGEADEAKLQLALASEAVVDDTARLAAQSISFDELPRIGAPGTITQEGPLGILEVEQINFANGVRALVWANDAEPGRVTVRVRFGAGYRAFDEDSAVYAPIGEMALVGSGLADLGQNEIDRLATGRKLGFDFGIDDAVFTFTAQTRSSDVADQLYLFAAKLGMPRWDADPVIRAKAAAELAYNTYSTSPGAVLNRDLDYLSTDRDPRFATPTPEMLEQVTPQGFREVWEPLLQQGPVEVLVFGEFDRDAIVEKLRETFGALPERTPISPEVAARVPSFPAPSDTPTVLTHRGDANQAAAVIAWPSGGGMASIRESRQLEILTQIFNNRVLEALREQAGASYSPQVFSNWPADINGGGRIVALAQLTPDFVPVFFAEAERISRDLSTNPPTADEINRVTEPLSQRIRRASTGNQFWLYNLEGSSFDPQRVNLLRSLLADYSQTNPQIMQFLADRYFAQRQPLKLAIIPEGQELAEAPATPVVQRPAAVRPAPQVIGR from the coding sequence TGGCTGTACGAAGGAAGCAACGTTCCTGTCGATGAGGAATGGCTGTTCGGCAAGATGGACAACGGCCTGCGCTATGCCGTGCGCCGCAATGGCGTGCCGCCGCGCCAGATGTCGATCCGGGTGCGGATTGATGCCGGTTCGCTGCATGAAGAGGACAGCGAACAGGGCTATGCCCACCTGCTCGAGCATCTGCTGTTCCGCGAAAGCAAATATCTGGGGCAGGCAGAGGCGATCGCTGCGTGGCAGCGGCTGGGCGCGACTTTCGGCAGCGACGCCAACGCCGAAACCAGCCCGACCCATACCGCCTACAAGCTCGACATTCCCGATATCAACCAGGCCAAGCTGGAGGAAAGCTTCAAACTGCTTTCGGGCATGGTGCGCGATCCGGTGCTGAGCGACGAAAACGTGGCCGCCGAACTCCCCATCGTTCTGGCTGAAAAGCGCGAGCGGGGCGGGGCGGCGCAGCGGGTGAGCGACCTTACCCGGCGCACATTCTTTGCTGGACAAAGGCTGGCGACGCGCAATCCCATCGGCACCGAAGCCACGCTGGAAGCGGCGACCGGCCCTGCGGTGCAGGCGTTCTATGATCGCTGGTACCGCCCCGAAAACACCGTGATCGTGGTTGCGGGCGATGCCGATCCGATGATGCTGGCCGGCCTTGTCGAACAATGGTTCGGCGATTGGGAAGGCACCGGAGAACCCGGCGTCGCGCCCGATTTCGGCGATCCCGTCGCCCCGGAAGGCGCTCCGATTGCCTCGGGTACGGGCCTGCCTATCGGCGATCTTGGCGTCGGGGTGGAGCCCGATCTGCCGCGCAGCCTGACCTATGCGATCATGCGCCCCTGGCGGCAGGTGCAGGACACCATCGTCTATAACGAGGGGCTGCTGCTTGATGCGCTGTCGCAGGCGATCATCAACCGGCGGCTGGAAACGCGCGCACGCGGCGGCGGCTCTTATCTCTACGCGCAGGTGCAGCAGGACGACATCTCACGTTCGACCGATGCGACCTTTGTCACCGTCGCGCCGTTGTCGGACGATTGGGAGGCTGCGCTCGCCGATGTGCGCGGGGTGATCGCCGATGCCATCGCCAATCCGCCCACGCAGGAGGAAATCGACCGCGAGGCAGCCGAATTCGACGTCGCCTTCGCTAATTCACTGGAGCAGGCTCCGGTGCAGGCGGGCAAGGATCTGGCTGACAATCTCGTCAACGCGGTGGATATCCGCGAAACGGTGGCCGCGCCCGAAGTGGTGCTGAACGTGTTTCGCGGAATGAAGCATCGCCTCAACCCTGCCGAAGTCCACGCCCGCACCCGCGCCCTGTTCGAAGGGGATGTGTTGCGCTCGGTCTATGTCACGCCGACCATTGGTGAAGCGGACGAGGCAAAGCTGCAGCTCGCGCTCGCCAGCGAAGCGGTGGTCGACGATACCGCCCGGCTGGCCGCGCAGAGCATCTCGTTTGACGAACTGCCGCGCATCGGCGCCCCCGGCACGATCACGCAGGAAGGGCCGCTCGGCATTCTCGAAGTTGAGCAGATCAATTTCGCCAACGGCGTGCGCGCACTGGTGTGGGCCAATGATGCCGAACCGGGCCGCGTCACCGTGCGGGTGCGATTTGGCGCGGGCTACCGCGCGTTCGACGAAGACTCCGCCGTTTACGCCCCTATTGGCGAGATGGCGCTGGTGGGTTCGGGGCTGGCCGATCTCGGCCAGAACGAGATTGACCGGCTCGCCACCGGGCGCAAGCTGGGCTTTGATTTCGGGATCGACGATGCGGTGTTCACCTTCACCGCGCAGACCCGGTCCAGCGATGTGGCAGACCAGCTCTATCTGTTCGCGGCGAAGCTCGGCATGCCGCGCTGGGATGCCGATCCGGTGATCCGCGCCAAGGCGGCGGCGGAGCTGGCCTACAACACCTACTCCACCAGTCCCGGAGCGGTGCTGAACCGCGATCTCGATTACCTTTCGACTGATCGCGATCCGCGCTTTGCCACGCCGACGCCGGAGATGCTTGAGCAGGTGACGCCGCAAGGCTTCCGCGAAGTGTGGGAGCCACTGCTTCAGCAGGGTCCGGTCGAAGTGCTGGTGTTCGGCGAATTCGATCGCGACGCTATTGTCGAAAAGCTGCGCGAAACCTTTGGCGCGCTGCCGGAACGCACGCCGATTTCACCTGAAGTCGCCGCGCGCGTGCCGTCTTTCCCTGCGCCCTCCGACACGCCGACGGTGCTGACCCATCGCGGCGATGCCAATCAGGCGGCGGCGGTGATCGCTTGGCCCAGTGGCGGCGGCATGGCGAGCATCCGCGAATCGCGCCAGCTCGAAATCCTCACCCAGATCTTCAACAACCGCGTGCTGGAGGCTCTGCGCGAACAGGCCGGGGCGAGCTATTCGCCGCAGGTGTTCTCCAACTGGCCCGCCGACATCAACGGCGGCGGACGGATCGTCGCGCTGGCGCAGTTGACCCCGGATTTCGTGCCGGTGTTCTTCGCCGAAGCGGAGCGGATTTCGCGCGATCTCTCCACCAATCCGCCGACCGCCGACGAAATCAACCGCGTCACCGAACCCCTGAGCCAGCGCATCCGCCGCGCTTCCACCGGCAACCAGTTCTGGCTCTACAACCTCGAAGGGTCGAGCTTCGATCCCCAGCGCGTCAACCTTTTGCGATCGCTGCTGGCGGATTATTCGCAGACCAATCCGCAGATCATGCAGTTCCTCGCGGATCGGTATTTCGCGCAGCGCCAGCCGCTCAAGCTGGCGATCATTCCCGAAGGGCAGGAACTGGCTGAAGCCCCTGCAACGCCTGTGGTACAACGCCCCGCCGCAGTGCGTCCGGCCCCGCAAGTGATCGGACGCTGA